The proteins below are encoded in one region of Sminthopsis crassicaudata isolate SCR6 chromosome 1, ASM4859323v1, whole genome shotgun sequence:
- the RNASEH2A gene encoding ribonuclease H2 subunit A isoform X2: MVYGICYCPLSRLGDLEALKVADSKTLSEAERERLFGKLEQARDFVGWALDILSPNLISTSMQRRAKYNLNSLSHDTAMALVQLALDQGVRVTQVFVDTVGPADKYQQKLKERFPEVEVTVRPKADSLFPVVSAASICAKVARDHVVKRWKFLEDLGDLKMDYGSGYPNDPKTKEWLSQCLDPVFGFPQFVRFSWSTAQLILDGRAVPVRWEDSEEGSGGPQVAGRGPGTPSLLSFFARRQAATERQSHRFFHERSLETVADL; encoded by the exons ATGGTCTACGGCATCTGCTATTGTCCCTTGTCCAGACTGGGCGACCTGGAGGCTCTGAAGGTGGCAG ACTCAAAGACCCTCTCGGAGGCGGAGAGGGAGAGACTTTTTGGAAAGCTGGAGCAGGCCCGGGACTTTGTGGGCTGGGCCTTGGACATTCTGTCCCCGAACCTCATTTCCACCAGCATGCAGAGGCG AGCCAAGTATAACCTGAACTCCCTTTCTCATGACACTGCTATGGCCTTGGTGCAGCTGGCTCTGGATCAGGGTGTGAGAGTCACTCAG GTGTTTGTGGACACAGTGGGGCCGGCTGACAAGTACCAGCAAAAACTTAAAGAGAGGTTTCCAGAGGTTGAAGTGACTGTTAGACCCAAGGCTGACTCCCTGTTCCCTGTGGTCAGCGCTGCCAGCATTTGTGCTAAG GTTGCCCGGGACCATGTGGTGAAGAGATGGAAGTTTTTGGAAGACCTTGGAGACCTGAAAATGGATTACGGGTCTGGCTATCCCAATG ACCCCAAGACCAAGGAGTGGCTGTCCCAGTGCTTGGACCCTGTCTTTGGCTTTCCCCAGTTTGTCCGCTTTAGCTGGAGCACTGCTCAGCTCATCCTGGATGGACGTGCTGTACCTGTGCGCTG GGAGGACTCGGAGGAAGGATCAGGAGGACCACAGGTTGCTGGCAGAGGTCCTGGCACCCCCTCCCTTCTGTCCTTCTTTGCCCGTAGACAAGCTGCCACAGAACGACAATCTCACCGTTTTTTCCATGAGAGGAGCTTGGAGACAGTTGCTGATCTATAG
- the RNASEH2A gene encoding ribonuclease H2 subunit A isoform X1 codes for MDLGDFERDNTGSCRLSSPVPEVCRTEDCCLGIDEAGRGPVLGPMVYGICYCPLSRLGDLEALKVADSKTLSEAERERLFGKLEQARDFVGWALDILSPNLISTSMQRRAKYNLNSLSHDTAMALVQLALDQGVRVTQVFVDTVGPADKYQQKLKERFPEVEVTVRPKADSLFPVVSAASICAKVARDHVVKRWKFLEDLGDLKMDYGSGYPNDPKTKEWLSQCLDPVFGFPQFVRFSWSTAQLILDGRAVPVRWEDSEEGSGGPQVAGRGPGTPSLLSFFARRQAATERQSHRFFHERSLETVADL; via the exons ATGGATCTGGGAGATTTTGAGCGGGACAACACAGGCAGCTGTCGCCTGAGCTCGCCGGTGCCGGAGGTCTGCCGTACCGAGGACTGCTGCCTGGGCATCGATGAGGCTGGCCGGGGCCCTGTTCTGG GGCCCATGGTCTACGGCATCTGCTATTGTCCCTTGTCCAGACTGGGCGACCTGGAGGCTCTGAAGGTGGCAG ACTCAAAGACCCTCTCGGAGGCGGAGAGGGAGAGACTTTTTGGAAAGCTGGAGCAGGCCCGGGACTTTGTGGGCTGGGCCTTGGACATTCTGTCCCCGAACCTCATTTCCACCAGCATGCAGAGGCG AGCCAAGTATAACCTGAACTCCCTTTCTCATGACACTGCTATGGCCTTGGTGCAGCTGGCTCTGGATCAGGGTGTGAGAGTCACTCAG GTGTTTGTGGACACAGTGGGGCCGGCTGACAAGTACCAGCAAAAACTTAAAGAGAGGTTTCCAGAGGTTGAAGTGACTGTTAGACCCAAGGCTGACTCCCTGTTCCCTGTGGTCAGCGCTGCCAGCATTTGTGCTAAG GTTGCCCGGGACCATGTGGTGAAGAGATGGAAGTTTTTGGAAGACCTTGGAGACCTGAAAATGGATTACGGGTCTGGCTATCCCAATG ACCCCAAGACCAAGGAGTGGCTGTCCCAGTGCTTGGACCCTGTCTTTGGCTTTCCCCAGTTTGTCCGCTTTAGCTGGAGCACTGCTCAGCTCATCCTGGATGGACGTGCTGTACCTGTGCGCTG GGAGGACTCGGAGGAAGGATCAGGAGGACCACAGGTTGCTGGCAGAGGTCCTGGCACCCCCTCCCTTCTGTCCTTCTTTGCCCGTAGACAAGCTGCCACAGAACGACAATCTCACCGTTTTTTCCATGAGAGGAGCTTGGAGACAGTTGCTGATCTATAG